The proteins below come from a single Candidatus Stygibacter australis genomic window:
- a CDS encoding U32 family peptidase C-terminal domain-containing protein, which translates to MELLSPAGDIHKLQYALAYGADAVYASGKNFGLRSHSRNFDRSELSQAVQTVHAAGKKIYITVNIYAHNKEIANLEEYLRFLAELQVDALIISDPGVMMQARIHAPQIPVHISTQANVTSWSAVKFWQQAGAKRIILARELGIDEISEIKQRVPEMELEMFVHGAMCMSYSGRCLLSAYLNGRHANLGDCSQPCRWEYYLKEKSRPNEEFTIEEDQYGSYILNSRDLCLIDRMTEIAQAGVDSIKIEGRMKSLYYVANVTRIYREAVRAVQQNKAIDPELRHELEKVSHRVYSEGFFEGLNSMEKQYYDSSAYIRNYQFLGEITEHEKNWISVNVKSKFSSGEEIELVFPDRSQDRKMLVTNMINEESEQIFFTKPNTVVKIEIEGKCPAQGILRKKIEKK; encoded by the coding sequence ATGGAATTACTATCCCCCGCCGGAGATATCCATAAATTGCAATATGCTTTGGCATACGGGGCAGATGCTGTGTATGCTTCAGGCAAGAATTTTGGTTTGCGGAGTCACAGCCGTAATTTTGACCGCAGTGAACTATCCCAGGCAGTGCAGACGGTTCATGCCGCAGGCAAAAAGATTTATATCACAGTCAATATCTATGCCCACAATAAAGAAATAGCTAATCTGGAAGAATATCTGCGATTCCTTGCTGAACTGCAGGTGGATGCCCTTATCATCAGCGATCCGGGTGTTATGATGCAGGCTCGGATCCATGCCCCGCAAATACCAGTACATATCAGCACTCAGGCAAATGTAACCTCCTGGAGTGCCGTAAAATTCTGGCAGCAGGCTGGAGCAAAAAGGATCATCCTGGCACGCGAACTGGGTATCGATGAAATCTCTGAGATCAAGCAGCGCGTTCCTGAGATGGAGCTTGAGATGTTCGTGCATGGTGCCATGTGCATGAGTTATTCCGGACGCTGCCTCTTGAGTGCCTATCTAAATGGCAGACATGCTAATCTGGGAGATTGCAGTCAACCCTGCCGCTGGGAATATTATCTGAAAGAAAAAAGCCGTCCAAATGAAGAATTCACTATCGAAGAAGACCAATATGGTAGCTATATCTTAAATTCCCGTGACCTTTGCCTCATAGACAGGATGACCGAAATTGCCCAGGCCGGGGTGGATTCCATCAAGATCGAAGGCAGGATGAAAAGCCTTTATTACGTGGCCAATGTTACCCGCATCTATCGGGAAGCCGTGAGGGCTGTGCAGCAGAACAAAGCTATTGACCCTGAACTGCGCCATGAACTGGAAAAAGTGAGTCACCGTGTTTATAGTGAAGGCTTTTTTGAGGGATTGAACAGCATGGAAAAACAGTATTATGATTCATCGGCATATATCAGAAATTATCAGTTTCTGGGTGAAATAACTGAGCATGAGAAGAACTGGATATCAGTTAACGTGAAATCAAAATTCAGCTCCGGTGAAGAGATCGAGCTGGTGTTTCCTGACCGCAGTCAGGATAGAAAAATGTTAGTAACAAATATGATAAATGAAGAATCTGAGCAAATTTTCTTTACAAAACCCAACACTGTAGTAAAGATTGAGATTGAGGGTAAATGCCCTGCACAGGGGATATTAAGGAAAAAGATTGAAAAGAAATAA
- the rho gene encoding transcription termination factor Rho: MDQANNLFEMKLNELQAVAKEMEIASTGMKKTDLIHKIFEMKAMQEGLAFVIGVLEIVDDGYGFLRFVENSYTPGRNDIYVSNSQIKKFGLKKGHVVSGPVRAPKEEEKYFALIRVDSVNYENPMSAREAKSFDRLTPYFPEEILDLESDPKDLSTRIINLFTPIGKGQRGLIVAAPRTGKTVLMQKMANAILTNHKEVYVIVLLVDERPEEVTEMKRNIIPENSEVVSSTFDETPRNHIQVAEMTIAKAKRMVELGGDVVIMLDSITRLARAYNMATPSSGKVLSGGLDSNSIHRPKKFFGAARNALEKGSLTIIATALVDTGSRMDQVIFEEFKGTGNMELVLDRTISDLRLYPAVDLIRSGTRKEELLLSEETRNRMFVLRKFLKTMSPIQGIEMLQSKMSVTENNKEFLNSMSR, translated from the coding sequence ATGGATCAAGCAAATAACCTGTTTGAGATGAAATTGAACGAATTGCAGGCAGTTGCCAAAGAGATGGAAATCGCCAGCACCGGAATGAAAAAGACCGATCTGATTCACAAGATATTCGAGATGAAAGCAATGCAGGAAGGTCTTGCATTTGTTATCGGAGTATTGGAAATAGTCGATGATGGTTATGGTTTTCTGCGTTTTGTAGAAAATAGTTACACCCCGGGACGTAATGACATTTATGTGTCAAACAGCCAGATCAAGAAATTTGGCTTGAAGAAAGGTCACGTGGTTTCAGGACCAGTACGCGCACCTAAGGAAGAAGAAAAGTATTTTGCCCTGATCAGAGTGGACTCTGTTAATTATGAGAATCCCATGTCAGCCCGTGAAGCCAAAAGCTTTGACCGGCTAACGCCTTATTTCCCTGAAGAAATATTGGATTTGGAATCTGACCCCAAGGATCTTTCCACCCGTATCATCAATTTATTTACTCCAATCGGAAAAGGTCAGCGTGGACTTATCGTTGCTGCTCCCAGAACAGGAAAAACCGTTTTGATGCAAAAAATGGCAAATGCCATTTTAACTAATCACAAGGAAGTTTATGTAATTGTATTACTGGTGGATGAGCGCCCTGAGGAAGTAACTGAAATGAAACGTAATATCATTCCAGAGAATTCAGAAGTGGTTTCCAGTACTTTTGATGAAACCCCGCGTAATCATATTCAGGTGGCAGAAATGACCATTGCCAAGGCAAAACGCATGGTTGAGCTTGGTGGTGATGTGGTTATCATGCTTGATAGTATCACCCGTCTTGCCAGGGCTTATAATATGGCTACCCCATCCAGTGGAAAGGTGCTTTCCGGTGGTTTGGATTCCAATAGTATCCATCGTCCCAAGAAATTCTTCGGAGCAGCCAGAAACGCTCTGGAAAAAGGCAGCCTCACAATTATCGCAACTGCACTGGTAGATACCGGCAGCCGCATGGATCAGGTCATCTTTGAAGAATTCAAAGGAACCGGTAATATGGAGCTGGTGCTTGACCGCACGATAAGTGATCTTCGTCTTTATCCAGCAGTTGATCTTATCCGTAGTGGAACCCGTAAGGAAGAATTATTGCTAAGTGAAGAAACCCGTAACCGGATGTTCGTCCTGCGCAAATTCCTCAAAACCATGAGTCCTATTCAGGGAATAGAAATGCTTCAAAGCAAAATGAGTGTTACTGAAAATAATAAAGAATTCCTTAACTCCATGAGCCGTTAA